TAGGCAAATTACCCTTAACTCGGATGGCGATAGCAGATGCTCCGCCCCACTTGGTCTCGGTGCTGCCGAAAACGCGCGCTTCAGCTTCGCGTACTGCAACTAGCCCAGTTGCATCGTCGCCATATACCCCACCCAGCGCTGCCCTCAGCCAGTACCGCATTGCGCCGCGAAAGCTTGACGCCCGTAATTCCGGCGCGCCGCGCGGGTCCGCCCCGCCCAGGAACATTGGCGTCACCGTCTCCAACGTCACGGTAATCGCGTGCATATCATCCCTCCCTCGCTAAGGATCTACCGCTAGGGATCTACATAGGCAGTGTCTACATAGGTAGCGTAACCGCCTGCGCCGAATTTGACATCCTCTATTCCGATGATCTTCCTCTGAAGAACCACTGAGCCCCGCCCCTTAACCTCACACGGCCCTAAGAGCGATCACATTAGACCCCAGTATACCAAAAGCGCTACCAGGCTTCAACAGCCTGTTCTTACCCCCATTTCTCTCAAGGGTATCGTGGCGCTTACAGAGGGAATCCCTTCGCACTTCCTCGACGATGCAGTGTAAAGAGGCCCTTGCCAAATTGACACAAGCGCGAAAAACCTATACGCTATCCCTTACCACGCTATCACCAAAGGAGCATCCCTTATGAACTACCGCACCTTAGGCAAGACCGGATTGCTGGTAAGCGAGCTATCTATGGGGGGTCTCTTCGTCGCCTCCTTTGCCACCGCCAAAGACGAAGCCCGCCGCGCCATCCACCGCGCCCTCGATCTGGGCATCAACTACTTCGACACCGCTCCCACCTACGGCGATAGTGAACAGATCCTAGGCGACGCGCTGGCAGACGTCACCCAACCATATATCCTCTCCACCAAGCTCGGCGGACGCCCCCAGCCTTTTCATCCACAAGATAAGGACGCGCTCCGCCGCTCGGTAGAGGAAAGCCTGCGCAACCTCCAGCGCGACCACATCGACATCTTGATGATCCATGAGCCCGACCGCCCCGGTCAATACGACTGGTTCACTGACCGCGATCGCTTCCATGGACCCGTCTGCGAGCTTCTGGACGAGCTAAAGGCAGAGGGAATCATCCGCTTCACCGGCCTAGGCGGCACCACCGCCTACGAGCTGGCCCACATCATCGAAACCGGCAACTACGACGTGGTCCTCACCGCCTTCAACTACAGCCTTCTCTGGCAAGAAGCGCTCATCGAGGTG
This genomic interval from Anaerolineae bacterium contains the following:
- a CDS encoding aldo/keto reductase translates to MNYRTLGKTGLLVSELSMGGLFVASFATAKDEARRAIHRALDLGINYFDTAPTYGDSEQILGDALADVTQPYILSTKLGGRPQPFHPQDKDALRRSVEESLRNLQRDHIDILMIHEPDRPGQYDWFTDRDRFHGPVCELLDELKAEGIIRFTGLGGTTAYELAHIIETGNYDVVLTAFNYSLLWQEALIEVIPAAKKQGMGIIIGSPLQQGALARRYDDEVNRGARWLSKPRREQFQRLYALLDEIGMPLPELALRFVISNPDISTVLMGARSVAEVEANVRAVEAGPLPADLLARLQEIAAMVPFRPFEEPFVLPFGRPHRDGPGPAR